From the Acinetobacter wanghuae genome, one window contains:
- a CDS encoding peptidylprolyl isomerase codes for MLKTILAACALSIMSMQIFAANTVVEMKTTAGTIEIELYNDKAPISSKNFEEYVKANFYNGTIFHRVIPDFMVQGGGFDENMVEKPNARPTIQNESSNGIANKRGTLAMARMNQPNSARSQFFINLVDNKFLDRSAMNAGYAVFGQVIKGMDIVDKIAKTPTVNYAMHQNVPKIPIKINSVHIKEAVQVK; via the coding sequence ATGTTAAAAACAATTTTAGCTGCATGTGCACTCAGCATAATGAGTATGCAAATTTTTGCCGCGAACACTGTGGTCGAGATGAAAACGACAGCGGGTACGATTGAAATTGAACTTTATAATGACAAAGCACCCATTTCATCAAAGAATTTTGAAGAGTATGTGAAAGCCAACTTCTATAACGGCACAATCTTCCATCGTGTCATTCCAGACTTCATGGTGCAGGGTGGCGGCTTTGACGAAAACATGGTGGAAAAACCCAATGCACGTCCGACTATTCAAAATGAATCGTCAAATGGCATTGCTAATAAACGTGGCACTTTAGCCATGGCACGTATGAATCAACCAAATTCAGCACGTTCACAGTTCTTTATTAACTTAGTTGATAATAAATTTTTAGATCGTTCAGCGATGAATGCTGGTTATGCTGTGTTTGGGCAAGTCATTAAAGGGATGGACATTGTCGATAAAATTGCGAAAACACCTACCGTGAACTATGCAATGCATCAAAATGTACCAAAAATCCCGATTAAGATTAACAGTGTGCATATTAAAGAAGCAGTGCAAGTAAAATAG
- a CDS encoding acetoacetate decarboxylase family protein has translation MRYPELVEKNIHQFPPWHLQGDGFILNYWISPQFIKQHAQFHLAPSPLGRMVQVLLVRYQNAPIGPYDELLILDHPLMSKRRLSSIPKIYVSTLESVIHGQHLWGIPKEHAQFEWTEDEKHLQCKITHQGQQMTIHLYQPKSARQFYINSHHIPNSMLTIRQAWKGQRFQFAPTFRGHLSKLSKVEWRDTHTIFPDFSQARYLQSFYVPNFSLVFPKARINDK, from the coding sequence ATGCGCTATCCTGAATTAGTGGAAAAAAATATCCATCAATTTCCGCCTTGGCATTTACAGGGGGACGGTTTTATTTTGAATTATTGGATATCACCGCAGTTTATTAAACAACATGCACAGTTTCATCTTGCCCCTTCGCCATTAGGTCGCATGGTTCAAGTGTTATTGGTACGTTATCAAAACGCTCCCATTGGACCTTATGATGAGCTGTTAATTCTAGATCATCCTTTAATGAGTAAACGTCGCTTAAGCTCCATTCCTAAAATTTATGTATCCACCCTTGAGTCTGTTATTCATGGGCAACATTTATGGGGCATTCCTAAAGAGCATGCTCAATTTGAATGGACTGAAGATGAAAAGCATCTGCAATGTAAGATTACCCATCAAGGTCAGCAGATGACGATTCATCTTTACCAACCCAAGTCAGCAAGACAGTTTTATATTAATAGTCACCATATTCCAAATTCGATGCTGACAATTCGCCAAGCATGGAAAGGACAACGCTTTCAATTTGCACCGACCTTTAGAGGACATCTCTCTAAGCTGAGCAAGGTCGAATGGCGAGACACTCACACTATTTTTCCAGACTTTTCACAAGCACGTTATTTACAAAGCTTTTATGTACCGAATTTTAGTTTGGTCTTCCCTAAAGCACGTATAAATGACAAATAA
- the erpA gene encoding iron-sulfur cluster insertion protein ErpA, whose amino-acid sequence MNAQALELTDNAANKVRQLRDSEGNQDLMLRVYVTGGGCSGFSYGFNFAESQNEDDAEFVNGDVKMLVDSLSYQYLVGSVVDYVEGLDGSRFIVQNPNATTTCGCGSSFSI is encoded by the coding sequence ATGAATGCCCAAGCACTTGAGCTCACTGACAATGCTGCAAATAAAGTACGCCAATTGCGCGACAGTGAAGGTAACCAAGACTTAATGCTCCGCGTTTATGTAACAGGTGGCGGTTGCTCTGGCTTCTCGTATGGTTTTAATTTTGCAGAAAGCCAAAATGAAGATGATGCAGAATTTGTAAACGGTGATGTAAAAATGTTAGTCGATTCACTGAGCTATCAATACTTAGTGGGTTCGGTTGTCGATTATGTAGAAGGGTTGGATGGTTCACGCTTTATTGTGCAAAATCCAAATGCAACGACCACCTGTGGTTGTGGTTCATCTTTCTCAATTTAA
- a CDS encoding GGDEF domain-containing protein — protein sequence MIDSVEISFYSSCIYFICVTFQLSRDYANKSFESERLNHKLLQLNKSLDNKVLERTQTVNELNRKLELQVRTDALTGSFNRHALNHEIQKRYEQALAQHHSLAFFMIDVDYFKNYNDYYGHLKGDDILKNLVQALNKILPKNAFFARYGGEEFAIILSGIPLENVHAVANQCLMQVRRKMWEHANRPDHKSIVTISIGAAVMDEQYVYSNLYDLMKIADQQLYQAKNHRDSVSIHSYRD from the coding sequence TTGATCGATTCTGTCGAAATTTCTTTTTATTCATCATGTATTTACTTTATTTGTGTGACATTCCAATTAAGTCGTGATTATGCAAATAAAAGCTTTGAGTCGGAACGTTTAAACCATAAATTACTTCAACTCAATAAAAGCTTAGATAATAAGGTTTTAGAACGTACACAAACGGTGAACGAATTAAATCGAAAGCTTGAGTTACAGGTACGTACGGATGCATTAACTGGAAGTTTTAATCGTCATGCTTTAAACCATGAGATTCAAAAGCGATATGAACAAGCACTTGCGCAGCATCATAGCTTGGCATTTTTTATGATCGATGTGGATTATTTTAAAAATTATAATGACTATTATGGGCATTTGAAGGGCGATGACATCCTAAAAAATTTGGTTCAGGCATTAAATAAAATCTTACCTAAAAATGCCTTTTTTGCCCGTTATGGGGGTGAAGAATTTGCCATTATTTTAAGCGGGATTCCATTAGAAAATGTACATGCTGTTGCGAATCAGTGTCTCATGCAAGTACGCCGAAAAATGTGGGAACATGCGAATCGACCTGATCATAAATCGATAGTGACCATCAGTATTGGCGCAGCCGTGATGGATGAACAGTATGTGTATAGCAATTTATATGATTTGATGAAAATAGCTGATCAGCAATTGTATCAAGCAAAAAATCATCGAGATTCAGTCTCTATCCATTCATATAGGGATTAA
- the dnaK gene encoding molecular chaperone DnaK: MAKIIGIDLGTTNSCVAVLEGDKVKVIDNAEGARTTPSIIAYKDGEILVGQSAKRQAVTNPKNTLFAIKRLIGRKYQDQAVQKDIGLVPYKIIKADNGDAWVDVNDKKLAPQQISAEILKKMKKTAEDYLGETVTEAVITVPAYFNDAQRQATKDAGKIAGLEVKRIINEPTAAALAFGMDKKEGDRKVAVYDLGGGTFDVSIIEIADLDGDQQIEVLSTNGDTFLGGEDFDNALIEYLVEEFKKEQSVNLKQDPLALQRLKEAAEKAKIELSSSNATEINLPYITADATGPKHLVINVTRSKLEGLVADLVARTIEPCKIALKDAGLNTSDISDVILVGGQSRMPLVQQKVQEFFGREPRKDVNPDEAVAMGAAIQGAVLSGDKTDVLLLDVTPLTLGIETMGGVLTAIIEKNTTIPAKKSQVFSTAADNQPAVDISVFQGERKMAQQNKLLGNFQLGDIPPAPRGVPQIEVSFDINADGILKVSAKDKSTGKEQSIQIKANSGLSDAEIEAMIRDAEANAEEDRKFEELAKARNEADALVSSAQKAVKDLGEQVTADEKTAIDAAVTELEAATKENDVEEIKAKTEALQNIIMPITQRAYEAAQGQGGAEGFDPNAFQGGEGQSQKADDGVVDAEFTEVKDDKK, from the coding sequence ATGGCTAAAATCATTGGTATTGACTTAGGTACAACGAACTCTTGTGTTGCTGTACTTGAAGGCGACAAAGTTAAAGTAATCGACAACGCAGAAGGCGCGCGTACAACTCCATCGATTATTGCGTATAAAGATGGTGAAATTCTTGTAGGTCAATCTGCGAAACGTCAAGCAGTGACTAACCCTAAAAATACATTATTCGCGATCAAACGTTTGATCGGTCGTAAGTACCAAGACCAAGCCGTTCAAAAAGACATCGGTCTTGTTCCTTACAAAATCATCAAAGCTGACAATGGCGATGCTTGGGTTGATGTAAACGATAAAAAATTAGCGCCACAACAAATCTCTGCTGAAATCTTGAAAAAGATGAAAAAAACAGCTGAAGATTACCTAGGCGAAACAGTAACTGAAGCGGTGATTACCGTTCCTGCTTACTTCAACGATGCTCAGCGTCAAGCGACTAAAGATGCAGGTAAAATTGCAGGTCTAGAAGTTAAACGTATCATCAACGAACCTACAGCAGCTGCGTTAGCGTTCGGTATGGACAAAAAAGAAGGCGACCGTAAAGTTGCTGTATACGACTTGGGTGGTGGTACTTTCGACGTATCAATCATCGAAATCGCTGACCTTGATGGCGACCAACAAATCGAAGTATTGTCTACGAACGGTGATACATTCCTTGGTGGTGAAGACTTCGATAACGCGTTAATTGAATACTTAGTGGAAGAATTCAAGAAAGAACAAAGCGTAAACTTGAAACAAGATCCGCTTGCACTTCAACGTTTAAAAGAAGCTGCTGAAAAAGCAAAAATCGAGCTTTCTTCTTCGAATGCAACTGAAATTAACCTTCCATACATCACAGCAGATGCAACTGGTCCTAAACACTTAGTGATCAATGTAACTCGCTCTAAACTTGAAGGTTTGGTTGCTGATTTAGTTGCTCGTACCATTGAGCCATGTAAGATTGCCCTTAAAGATGCTGGTTTAAATACTTCTGACATCTCTGACGTAATCTTGGTGGGTGGTCAGTCTCGTATGCCACTTGTACAACAAAAAGTACAAGAGTTCTTCGGTCGTGAGCCACGTAAAGACGTGAACCCAGACGAAGCTGTAGCAATGGGTGCTGCAATTCAAGGTGCTGTACTTTCAGGTGACAAAACTGACGTACTTCTTCTTGACGTAACACCGCTTACACTTGGTATTGAAACCATGGGTGGCGTGTTAACAGCAATCATCGAGAAAAACACCACGATTCCTGCGAAGAAATCTCAAGTGTTCTCAACTGCTGCCGACAACCAACCTGCTGTAGACATTTCTGTGTTCCAAGGTGAACGTAAAATGGCTCAGCAAAATAAATTGTTGGGTAACTTCCAATTGGGCGATATTCCACCTGCTCCACGTGGTGTGCCACAAATTGAAGTATCGTTCGACATCAACGCTGATGGTATCTTGAAAGTATCTGCGAAAGATAAGAGCACTGGTAAAGAACAATCTATCCAGATTAAAGCAAACTCAGGTTTGTCTGATGCTGAAATCGAAGCGATGATCCGTGATGCTGAAGCGAATGCTGAAGAAGATCGTAAATTCGAAGAATTAGCGAAAGCACGTAACGAAGCGGATGCGCTTGTATCTTCTGCTCAAAAAGCAGTGAAAGATCTTGGCGAACAAGTGACTGCAGACGAAAAAACTGCAATCGATGCTGCAGTAACTGAGCTTGAAGCTGCTACGAAAGAAAATGACGTAGAAGAAATTAAAGCGAAAACTGAAGCACTTCAAAACATCATCATGCCGATTACTCAACGTGCTTATGAAGCTGCGCAAGGTCAAGGCGGTGCTGAAGGTTTTGATCCAAACGCGTTCCAAGGCGGTGAAGGTCAATCTCAAAAAGCAGATGACGGCGTTGTAGATGCTGAATTCACTGAAGTTAAAGATGACAAAAAATAA
- a CDS encoding putative solute-binding protein → MKLALKTLVMGMGIAAFSGITQAKQVVCVFDLVGKNGDVYSVMKDYQLAAKKWGADIELRVNTNEAVVAEDFKAGKCDGISVTGMRGRQFNKFTGSLDAIGAITDLNLAVKVMQGLASPKFAPQMVQGKYEIAGVIPIGDAYLLVNDRKINTVAKAAGKKIAVLSYDEAQKIMVQQVGAQAVSAEITNFASMFNNGQVDIIGAPAAAFKPLELHKGLGTQGAIVNYPILQVTGNIVIRPEKFPAGFGQKSREWIKGELPRAFNILGKMKADIPSKYWMDVPAADKPGYQKMMRDARVDLTKRGIYDKRMMKLLWQFRCKNDPKNFECALQDENYK, encoded by the coding sequence ATGAAATTAGCTTTAAAAACCCTCGTCATGGGAATGGGTATTGCTGCATTTTCAGGTATAACCCAAGCCAAGCAAGTCGTTTGTGTTTTTGATTTAGTGGGTAAAAATGGTGACGTGTATAGCGTCATGAAGGATTACCAACTTGCCGCTAAAAAATGGGGCGCGGATATCGAATTACGTGTAAATACTAATGAAGCAGTTGTTGCCGAAGACTTTAAAGCAGGCAAATGTGACGGGATTAGTGTCACAGGTATGCGTGGTCGTCAATTTAATAAATTTACTGGTTCTTTAGATGCCATTGGTGCGATTACCGATTTAAATTTGGCTGTCAAAGTCATGCAAGGTTTAGCAAGCCCGAAATTTGCGCCACAAATGGTACAAGGTAAATATGAAATTGCCGGTGTGATTCCGATTGGTGATGCTTACCTTTTGGTGAACGACCGCAAAATTAATACCGTTGCCAAAGCGGCAGGTAAAAAGATTGCAGTGTTAAGTTATGACGAAGCACAAAAAATTATGGTGCAACAGGTTGGAGCACAAGCCGTCAGCGCTGAGATCACTAACTTTGCCAGTATGTTTAACAATGGTCAGGTCGACATTATTGGCGCGCCTGCAGCCGCATTCAAGCCGCTCGAGTTACATAAAGGTCTAGGCACCCAAGGTGCAATTGTGAATTATCCAATTTTACAAGTAACGGGTAATATTGTGATTCGACCAGAAAAATTCCCAGCAGGATTTGGTCAAAAATCGCGAGAATGGATTAAAGGTGAATTACCGCGTGCTTTTAATATCTTAGGCAAAATGAAAGCGGATATTCCAAGTAAATATTGGATGGATGTGCCTGCAGCAGATAAACCGGGTTATCAAAAAATGATGCGTGACGCGCGTGTCGACTTAACCAAACGTGGCATTTATGACAAACGTATGATGAAATTATTATGGCAATTCCGTTGTAAGAATGATCCGAAAAACTTCGAATGTGCCTTACAAGATGAGAATTACAAGTAA
- a CDS encoding PQQ-dependent sugar dehydrogenase, protein MNHFYVGAMLCLGLTSYQLTGCQAQDKTAKEKIVNQEQAKPIQQSNAASSVTQTQQTYKVSNIAQFNEPWAMAALKDGRLLITERKGTLQLFNPQTRQKVEVKGVPKVAYGGQGGLGDIVLHPQFAQNHQVYISYAAAGQAGYGAVVARGELDLSNSTSPQLKNVKTIWEQVPKVDGQGHYSHRMLFGKDGKLWISSGERQKFEPAQDLQSNLGKVLSLNDDGTPAAGNPFVQQGEIAKQVWSLGHRNPLGIALDHKDQLWVVEMGPKGGDELNVIVKGENYGYPLVSDGDHYDGKGIPDHHTQPKLKAPEMTWTPVISPSSLIFYKGNQFPAWKNKALIGGLSSEAIIVVDTEMKPVQEVQRLNMQQRIRSLLEAEDGSIWVLEDGKNAQLLKMTPQ, encoded by the coding sequence ATGAATCATTTCTATGTAGGTGCAATGTTATGTCTGGGTTTGACTTCTTATCAACTGACAGGCTGTCAGGCACAGGACAAAACCGCTAAAGAAAAAATTGTGAACCAAGAGCAGGCAAAACCAATCCAGCAATCTAATGCTGCTTCATCTGTCACTCAAACACAGCAAACTTATAAAGTCAGTAATATCGCGCAATTTAATGAACCATGGGCAATGGCTGCTTTAAAGGATGGGCGATTACTGATTACTGAGCGAAAAGGCACATTACAATTATTTAATCCACAGACGCGTCAAAAAGTCGAAGTAAAAGGTGTGCCTAAAGTTGCTTATGGTGGACAAGGTGGTTTGGGCGATATTGTATTACATCCTCAATTTGCACAGAATCATCAAGTGTATATCAGCTATGCAGCAGCAGGGCAGGCAGGCTATGGCGCTGTCGTCGCACGTGGTGAATTAGATTTATCGAATTCCACATCGCCACAACTCAAAAATGTAAAAACCATTTGGGAACAAGTGCCTAAGGTAGATGGTCAGGGACATTATTCGCATCGAATGTTATTTGGTAAAGATGGCAAACTTTGGATCAGTTCTGGCGAGCGTCAAAAATTTGAGCCTGCACAAGATTTACAATCGAATTTAGGCAAGGTTTTAAGTTTAAATGATGATGGTACACCTGCAGCGGGCAATCCATTTGTACAGCAAGGTGAGATCGCAAAACAAGTTTGGAGTTTGGGTCATCGTAATCCTTTAGGGATTGCACTCGATCATAAAGACCAACTTTGGGTGGTTGAAATGGGACCTAAAGGTGGTGATGAGCTAAATGTAATCGTAAAAGGCGAAAATTATGGTTATCCGCTGGTTTCTGATGGTGATCATTATGATGGCAAGGGAATCCCAGATCATCATACACAACCGAAGCTGAAAGCGCCTGAAATGACTTGGACCCCCGTTATCTCACCCTCAAGCCTGATCTTTTATAAAGGCAATCAATTTCCTGCATGGAAAAATAAGGCACTGATTGGCGGTTTGTCTTCGGAAGCCATTATTGTTGTGGATACAGAAATGAAGCCCGTACAGGAAGTTCAGCGTTTAAATATGCAACAACGTATTCGTAGTTTGCTTGAAGCAGAAGATGGTTCAATTTGGGTATTAGAAGATGGTAAAAATGCTCAATTACTTAAAATGACGCCGCAATAA
- a CDS encoding matrixin family metalloprotease, translating to MRALFFALGALLFIWLFFPSHHPNKAEHRTTADKIMHPFDTRLRFRLGEVDPRFNISQSELMQLCEDAIQIWQKGTDKPLLVYDPKAKLTINLIYDQRQMEYEAQKNSRKQLDEAQNMNQQRSAELDDRYSALEQRNQQLQIQRDQLHQDFEQLNQQRMSWARIEHENGPHRQQIEQQYQQLKAQAEQLDQAIRNLKAENEQYNQQVQQHNQNIHAYNVNVDHMNQRFPPREFHKGIYNGRHIEIYQFDNKDDLRLTIAHELGHALGLDHNSDPEALMYPILGGQNMQNFSLKEADRIMLRALQ from the coding sequence ATGCGCGCTCTTTTTTTTGCCCTTGGGGCGTTATTGTTCATCTGGCTCTTCTTTCCATCTCATCATCCCAATAAAGCCGAACATCGCACCACAGCTGATAAAATCATGCACCCTTTCGATACTCGCCTACGCTTTCGTTTGGGTGAGGTCGACCCTCGTTTCAATATCAGTCAATCTGAACTGATGCAGCTATGTGAAGATGCCATTCAAATTTGGCAAAAAGGCACCGACAAGCCATTATTGGTGTATGACCCTAAGGCAAAATTAACCATCAATCTGATTTATGACCAACGTCAGATGGAATATGAAGCTCAAAAGAACAGTCGAAAGCAATTAGATGAAGCGCAAAACATGAATCAACAACGTTCAGCTGAGTTAGACGATCGCTATAGTGCGTTAGAACAACGCAACCAACAACTGCAAATACAGCGCGATCAATTACATCAAGATTTTGAACAGTTAAATCAGCAACGTATGAGTTGGGCTCGTATTGAACATGAAAATGGTCCACATCGACAGCAGATCGAGCAACAATATCAACAACTCAAAGCTCAAGCTGAACAGCTTGATCAAGCCATTCGCAATTTAAAAGCTGAAAATGAACAATATAATCAACAGGTGCAGCAACATAATCAAAATATTCATGCCTACAATGTAAATGTCGATCATATGAATCAACGCTTTCCCCCACGCGAGTTTCATAAAGGCATTTATAACGGCAGACATATCGAAATTTATCAATTTGATAACAAAGATGACTTACGCCTGACTATTGCCCATGAACTTGGTCATGCATTGGGTCTCGATCACAACAGCGATCCTGAAGCGTTGATGTACCCTATTTTAGGCGGACAGAATATGCAAAATTTCAGCTTAAAAGAAGCAGATCGGATTATGCTGAGAGCCCTGCAATAA
- a CDS encoding NADPH-dependent FMN reductase: MKIYIVVGSIREGRTAIKVADWVLNQIQSYGFATIETEIIDLKEWDLPIFSGANPPLTGIYDQPKQQAWADKIALADAFIFISPEYNHGYSPALKNALDYLGKEWQGKPAAYVGYGATNGSRSIDQIRQVGTQLGLVDTNAVIEIRDIFSRNKDQTFQANDFDNKALKLSVDKLIQYVSA; encoded by the coding sequence ATGAAAATTTATATTGTGGTCGGCAGTATCCGTGAGGGTCGTACTGCTATTAAAGTTGCAGATTGGGTACTCAATCAAATCCAAAGTTATGGCTTTGCCACTATTGAAACTGAAATAATCGATCTAAAAGAGTGGGATCTACCGATTTTTAGCGGTGCTAATCCACCACTGACTGGCATTTATGATCAACCCAAACAACAAGCATGGGCGGACAAAATTGCATTAGCAGATGCATTTATTTTCATTAGTCCTGAATATAACCATGGCTATAGCCCTGCGCTTAAAAATGCACTCGATTACTTAGGCAAAGAATGGCAGGGTAAACCCGCGGCTTATGTTGGTTATGGCGCAACCAATGGATCGCGTTCTATTGACCAAATTCGTCAGGTCGGCACTCAACTCGGCTTAGTAGATACCAATGCCGTGATTGAGATTCGAGATATTTTCTCACGTAATAAAGATCAGACTTTCCAAGCTAATGATTTTGATAATAAAGCCTTAAAGTTATCGGTCGATAAACTCATTCAATATGTGAGTGCCTAA
- a CDS encoding alpha/beta hydrolase — MTVMQQRLQSMLEKSQGQAARFLDKLPSVAQEALAKALGYPYVYPDLDSFVKCLMAVQIKQGKAGLIGEDIKRSREMFEQNMQAIAAKPTEVKLVDDLRLPLQNGTIFARHYHPAPNKKLPMIVFYHGGGFLVGSLDTHDEYCRLLANHANAQVLSIGYPLAPEASPLQIVKICEDALAWVHQHSKQFKILKNRIALAGDSAGGNLAAVVAQRSVDKAYAPNAQLLIYPAMDFKSRHPSYYAYKDGLVLTENDIERVTQHYAQTHNVALDDPIISPTYGQTKNLAPAYVITARHDVLHDEGSIYAHKLQKNGVKVYYQEYVDQAHGFINMTPISARAKKHVIEMSKHFRKFWDKNS, encoded by the coding sequence ATGACAGTAATGCAACAACGCCTTCAATCGATGTTGGAAAAAAGCCAAGGTCAGGCAGCACGATTTTTAGACAAACTTCCTTCTGTCGCGCAAGAGGCTTTGGCGAAGGCTTTAGGATATCCCTATGTGTATCCAGATTTAGATTCTTTTGTGAAATGCTTAATGGCAGTGCAAATTAAACAAGGCAAAGCGGGTTTAATTGGCGAAGATATCAAGCGCTCACGCGAAATGTTTGAACAGAACATGCAAGCCATTGCAGCGAAGCCCACTGAAGTGAAGTTGGTCGACGACCTAAGACTGCCTTTACAAAACGGGACTATTTTTGCACGGCATTACCATCCAGCGCCTAATAAAAAATTACCGATGATTGTCTTTTATCACGGTGGTGGTTTTTTGGTAGGTAGTTTAGATACTCATGATGAATATTGTCGTTTGTTGGCGAATCACGCCAATGCACAAGTTCTCAGTATTGGTTATCCATTAGCACCTGAAGCTAGTCCATTGCAAATCGTTAAAATTTGTGAGGATGCTTTGGCGTGGGTACATCAACATAGCAAGCAATTTAAAATTTTAAAAAATCGAATTGCGCTTGCAGGCGATAGTGCAGGGGGGAATTTGGCAGCGGTGGTTGCACAGCGCAGCGTAGACAAAGCTTATGCGCCCAATGCACAGCTTTTAATTTATCCTGCAATGGACTTTAAAAGTCGTCATCCTTCTTATTATGCTTATAAAGATGGTTTGGTTTTAACTGAAAACGATATTGAGCGCGTAACACAGCATTATGCCCAAACACATAACGTTGCTTTAGATGATCCTATTATTTCCCCAACCTATGGTCAAACCAAGAATTTGGCACCCGCTTATGTGATTACGGCACGTCATGATGTCCTGCATGATGAAGGTTCAATCTATGCGCATAAGTTGCAAAAGAATGGCGTGAAAGTTTATTACCAAGAATATGTGGATCAAGCGCATGGCTTTATTAATATGACTCCGATTTCAGCTCGAGCGAAGAAACATGTGATCGAGATGAGTAAGCATTTCCGTAAATTCTGGGATAAAAATAGCTAA
- a CDS encoding putative solute-binding protein — translation MKKTLLSLAALTAIGLTNTAQAAKLDICIFDLLGKSGESFQMAQEWALAAKGWGADVNLIARQDEAVADSDFKAGKCDAVFMTAMRARQYNKFVGSIDSLGGAPSNAIAQRAITFALDKRNAAKMVTNLGGKKYEIAGIAPLGSAFIFVRDKKIDSIEKASGKKFAVLGYDDAQKIMVQRVGAQAVLSDVSNFVAKFNNGQVDMVGAPAYAYKPLEIYKGLGTNGAMFNFPVLHVTVDFVIRPEKFPAGFGQKSRDWFVKNLPKSIAMINRLEGEIPAKYKMNLAADEKLKYQKMLRDGRMDMTKKGIYDPAMMSVLKKARCSVDKANFECSTSGE, via the coding sequence ATGAAAAAAACGCTCCTATCTTTGGCTGCATTGACTGCAATTGGTTTAACCAATACCGCTCAGGCGGCAAAACTCGATATCTGTATTTTTGACTTGCTTGGTAAATCAGGTGAATCATTCCAAATGGCACAAGAATGGGCTTTGGCAGCAAAAGGTTGGGGGGCAGATGTGAACCTCATTGCACGCCAAGACGAAGCTGTTGCTGATAGTGACTTTAAGGCAGGTAAATGTGATGCTGTCTTTATGACTGCAATGCGTGCACGTCAATACAATAAATTTGTAGGTTCGATTGATTCACTAGGCGGTGCACCAAGTAATGCGATTGCACAACGTGCGATTACGTTCGCTTTAGACAAACGTAATGCTGCAAAAATGGTGACGAATTTAGGCGGTAAAAAATATGAAATCGCAGGTATTGCACCTTTAGGTTCAGCGTTTATTTTTGTCCGTGACAAAAAGATCGATTCCATTGAAAAGGCATCCGGTAAGAAATTTGCGGTATTAGGCTATGACGATGCACAAAAAATCATGGTGCAACGTGTTGGCGCTCAAGCCGTTCTTTCTGATGTCTCTAACTTTGTCGCGAAGTTCAATAATGGTCAGGTTGACATGGTCGGTGCACCGGCTTATGCCTATAAACCTTTAGAAATTTATAAAGGTTTAGGTACCAATGGCGCAATGTTCAACTTCCCAGTATTGCATGTCACTGTTGATTTTGTGATTCGACCAGAAAAATTCCCTGCAGGCTTTGGTCAAAAATCACGTGATTGGTTTGTGAAAAACTTACCGAAAAGTATTGCGATGATCAATCGCTTAGAAGGTGAAATTCCAGCGAAATACAAAATGAACTTAGCAGCTGATGAAAAATTAAAATATCAAAAAATGTTGCGTGATGGTCGTATGGATATGACCAAAAAAGGCATTTATGACCCAGCAATGATGAGTGTACTTAAAAAAGCACGTTGCTCTGTCGATAAAGCAAACTTTGAATGTTCAACTAGCGGCGAATAA
- the grpE gene encoding nucleotide exchange factor GrpE produces MATEQNQDAQDLGQEQAETQTQAETEQAEVTVESLQEQIAQLEGDLKLEKARTANAVYEAQKSVERIQRESEKHKDIVLEKFAKQLLDSVDNLERAIAAVGEEKSAFSEGVELTLKSLLTTLEKFGVVAVDTANGFNAELHQAVGIAPDAKANEIGTVLQKGYSLNGRLLRPAMVLVGQ; encoded by the coding sequence ATGGCAACTGAGCAAAATCAAGACGCTCAAGATCTTGGGCAAGAGCAAGCAGAAACGCAAACTCAGGCTGAAACTGAACAAGCTGAAGTTACCGTTGAATCGCTACAAGAACAGATTGCTCAACTTGAAGGTGACTTAAAGTTAGAAAAAGCACGTACAGCCAATGCGGTCTATGAAGCGCAAAAAAGCGTTGAACGTATTCAACGTGAGTCAGAAAAGCATAAAGATATCGTGCTAGAAAAATTTGCAAAACAACTGCTTGATTCAGTCGACAACCTTGAGCGTGCAATTGCCGCTGTGGGCGAAGAAAAATCGGCATTCTCTGAAGGCGTTGAATTGACCCTTAAATCATTGCTCACCACTTTAGAAAAATTTGGTGTAGTCGCTGTCGATACAGCCAATGGTTTTAATGCTGAGTTACATCAAGCAGTCGGTATTGCACCTGATGCAAAAGCCAATGAAATTGGCACCGTATTACAAAAAGGCTATAGCTTAAACGGTCGTCTACTTCGTCCTGCTATGGTTTTAGTCGGTCAATAA